The DNA region AAATTGCTTTAATGCATTTCCTTCCCAGTAGTAATTCAAAACCCCAGACCCactctccctctcttctccacttgtCAAAGAAACCAGAGCATGGCTGACCTGTAAATTTACGTAGCATTTCAGTGCAGGTTTCTGCCACAGTTTCATCATCACACTTCTCCATAATCAAAGCCTCTTCTCCACAGATCCAGCCACTCAACACATAGCCATACCGCTCTGGTGGGTAGAGTACATCAAAGCTGCAGATCTTCTTGTACCACAGCTCCTCAGGATAGGTCAAGCTCTCACTCTCTGCCTCATCTTCCCAGACAAATTGGATGCTGTTGCATTCAGAACTCCAAAACGGCTCTTCAAACTCCAGGAAAATCTTGTCAGTTGTACTGATTCCTAGTTTCTCAATGGCCATCACCTTCTCCTCAGGCAAGCGAGGATGGAACAGGCTCTCATGGCGTTTCTTCAAGACTCCCAGAGACACAGTCACAATGACGTGGTCAGCTGGGATGAACTCACAGTCCTCGCACTCCACGAAGACATCATAGCCCTTGTCCTCCTCAGGGAGGTCACTGTTGTGGTCAGCCACCTGCTCAATCTCCTTGCTGACCGACTGGTTCCAGTGGATGCACTTGACTGGCTTGCGGAGCTGAATGACAGACTCGGGAATGGAGCGGGCCAAAATCTCCACGATTTTAATGAAACCGCAAGGAATGATGTGATGAGCTCCAGGAATTTCGGTCCATTCCCCAAATTCGCTGAGCGAGACCTCATCCATACTGTGGGAGCTGCTCTCACAACTCTCTACCTAAGGAAAAGCAACACAAAAGCAACATTGCCACAAAGCAACTCATTTTGCCACAGCACAACACTGCAAGGCCACACAGGAGCTGCACAAGCTGGGAGTCCTGAATCCCACTCTTAAATTACATTATTGTTGctaaaaaagatgcattttgccacagaatgtgaaaatatatatatatatatatatatatatatatatatatatatcaatccTTAGTCTTGCTTCCTATAAGAGAaaccatttttattttgtcatggtAACAAGCTGCATCGACTTTGGTTGCATCGGCCACAGCTTTGAGACAATGTCTCTGCTTCTGCATCATTCTGGGTTACAGTTCTGACCATCTCCTTCCATTTAAAACCCCACTGCAGTGGCCAGGGACTGGCTGCTTGGCACTGCAAGAACAAAAGCTGGAGCCATGTTAATCAGATGTTCTTCCCAATGTTAAAAAACTTTCCCATTCCATGAGGAGCCATGAGTAGATGAGAAACTCTTGACAGCTATTTCTGCTGTCTGCAGATTTCAACACGCTGTCAAATAGTTAGCAACCACCAAGATAGCAATCTGCAGCATAGGGGAGAGGATCCAACACAGAAGGAACTGAATAAGATAGAAAAGGGAAATGTTAGAATATGAGACACTTATATCTGATTTACTTGATGTGATTATCAAAGCTTTAGACTCGGAACCTATTTGTTAATGTTAGCAGAAGTATTAGGCAAAGCTGTAGCTTGCATCAATCCCAGGAACAAAAGCAGGATGTTTGACCCGACTTGTGATAAGTTTCTACTGACAATGCTGATGCGTGGGACATAGTGATCTTACAATGTGGGCTTCAAATCACCAGAGTCACATTCATTCCCCCACTGTAATTCTTTAAACAAGCATTTTAGGCAGAGGGAACATTACAGTTCCCTGCCTCACCCTTTGGCCAATTATCCAGGCCTTTCCAATCTGTAACATCTATGTTGAGAAGCCTGGAAAGCCCAGCGTCCTCTCCCTGTGGAGCATCCTAGTGCAGGGCAGGGATCTCTCTGCCGGGGCTAGGATGTCACACAAACAAGTCAAGCTCCTTTTTAGAAAAAGGTCAAAGTTGTACTAGAGTGGTTcacaggcagagaggaagaggctGCTCGTGATCCTGTGACTGTATCCACACAGATGGATGTCCCTTCCCGGGCATTACCCAGTGTCTCCGTGAAGGACTGAGAAGGTGCAACCACTGGGCCAGGTTGCCAGTAGCTAGGCCTTGAAGATCTGTCCTCTGAGTCCATCCGATGGTGGGCCAAGCACTCTCCAGCTCCCAGAGTCAGTGCTGTTGGCCCGCTGGCACAGACCCTGCACGCTGACTAACCACCCTGGATCACGGAGCAGGTCGCTCATCCTGCCTGATCACAGGACGCTCCACACTATGAAGGTGACAAACAGGGATGGCCTATTGGGTTATTCCAACCGCAAAGGAAGACTACAAACCAGTTACCAGGGAGAAAAACAGGCAACTACCGAGACTGGACTTCAGCTGAGACACCAGCTAATCCACATTCTCTCAGCAGCTGCTCTGATCTGATAGTCTTAAGTATCAGAAGCTCTGTTATTCTCAGGTATTACACATTAGAAGGGATTTGCAAGAGTTACAGAAAAGTCTCCAGCTGCAGCAACCACAGAAGCAACCACCAGAAAAATCAGGTATATGAAATAACTAACATCATCGGCATCGATAATGTTACATGGCTAACACAATATATTAGTCACTAGGTGGCAACTGTGGAGAAACCCTGCTACACAAGGTCTTGGGTTAGGACACTGATAGATCAGAACAGTGATCAGGACGCCTAGGTTCTAATCTCAGCGTTACCACAGACCTCCTGCAAGATTCAAGTAGGTCTTTATCTCTCTTTGTTTCAGATTTCCACCTGTGAATAGCAAATACTACATACTTACCCACGTCACAGAGTGCCGCTTGGCTCCCCTGCCTCATTTCATAAGCCTTTAAGTCATTATAATTGAAATAGGAACGACTGCTACACTTTACTTGTGGAGTGCTTGATGCAGCATTAAGTCCTCGTCCCACAGAGATCTCATTTAGGCCAAGGCATCAAGGAGATAAAAAGAACTAGGGAAGCCGTGAGGAAAAATGATTAGGACATGGGTTTACACAGTCTGCCTTTGATTTTATTGCTTTACCTTTAAGATGCTTTCCAGGGATTTCCCCAGCAAATTACTAGTATCAAATTTACATTTCTTCTGGTCTCTGAGGTATAGACAGAGGCAGAAGGGGGTAAAGATATTTTGGCCGGATCACGGGGTCCCAGGTGTAAGGCACAAGACAACACATTGCTCAAAGAAGCTGACAACAGACTAGCTTCAGTTGGTAAGAAAACTTTACATTGCACCGGAAAATTTAACAAGGTTTAGGAAATGTCCTTCTAATTAGAAACCTGGAAACTCAAAGAAAGACAAAACGAGCAAATGTATTATTTCTTGCAGCCCACTATCTTAGCATCTGCCTCAGAGGGAAAAGTTGTCTATATAAACATGAATTGCCCCAGCTGCAAGAGACCACTGAAAGCAATGCCTCAGTGACAGGCAAGGCTTAACCAGGTCTCTGAGGTTCAAGATGGATCTGCCCTtggtaaaaacaaacagacaaaaacgTGCACACACACCTTAAGGTACTGCTGGATCATGGCTAGTTTCAGCCTCTTGACGGCCTCCGTGTCATCCGGATCGGCTTTGACACGTTTGCGCACTACGTCCCGTGTAAAGACGCCCACACTATTCTGGCTCTCAGCATTGACTGGTTTACCTCGTTGGAAGAATTCTTGAGTCAAGTTATAGACCTGCCAGAGACAGGACAGAAAGACGGACAAAGTGATTCACAGAAGAATCCCAGCCCCACGCAGCATGCTTCTTCCTCCATCCAAAACCAGGTCACCTCCTTTTGTCAGCTCTGGAGATCCAGGCTTCTAAATCAGTTTTAGCAGTTTATTGTGCCCTCTGTTCCAACCCCACACCAAGTTGCACCCACAGTTCTGTTGGTCAGAAGAAGACAGGAAGCAGCACTTCCCTCCTCCAGGCACAGAAAAATGGCCACAGATAATCACCCTCGCTCACCTGCAATAGTTTAATTACTATTAAGTCATATGTTGAGTATGTCTGTTCTCTCACTGGCACAAGACCAGGCCAGACAGTCCTGTAATTTTCAGGAGCTAAATCCTGTTATTTGACCAGCTGTTTAGATATGGCAGCTGGATCAGTAAGCCAGTTGCCTGGAGGTAAGGGCAGACTGCAAAGTATCTCCATCTAGAGACCACCACAGGAGTGACAGAAGGGTAGTTGAGAATGTTAATAAGGGCAGATTTTTAATCTGAGGAGATCCAGATTCCTGCCCTAGCTTTTCTATGGGGCAGGCTTGGGTCTGCTATGTGTGATTTTTGACTCTGCTGAGCAGTGACATAACTTGGGTCAACCCCATTCTCCATTCAAAGTCTGCTGGGAGTGAACTCACACACTAAGACCCATGCTCTTCCTAGCCTCTGACATTAAGGCACCAGCTCTTCTCTCCTCCAACCTCAATGTCTCAGGCGCAATTCCTGGTGCAGACTCTATGTTTTAAAACCTTTCTCAGGTAGCAGGGCCCAGACGTTTGACTACTCTAACCTGGAACCAGCCTTTCCACCCTCTCCGTTATCCTAACTGTTTAGCAATAATGCCCAGGAATCCATCAGGCTGGGGGAATTCAGTCTCATGTTTACTCTCCTGTTGTCCCCTGAAAAATAGGAAGTAACAAGCACAGGCTTAGCAAAGGAATTTTGTATGCACA from Apteryx mantelli isolate bAptMan1 chromosome 5, bAptMan1.hap1, whole genome shotgun sequence includes:
- the SMOX gene encoding spermine oxidase; translated protein: MQSCEISADSTDDPLSSGLRRKRQPRIVVIGAGLAGLSAAKALLESGFTDVTILEATDRIGGRVQSVKLGHATFELGATWIHGSHGNPVYHLAEDNGLLEETTDGERSVGRISLYSKNGVAYHLTNNGQRIPKDVVEEFSDLYNEVYNLTQEFFQRGKPVNAESQNSVGVFTRDVVRKRVKADPDDTEAVKRLKLAMIQQYLKVESCESSSHSMDEVSLSEFGEWTEIPGAHHIIPCGFIKIVEILARSIPESVIQLRKPVKCIHWNQSVSKEIEQVADHNSDLPEEDKGYDVFVECEDCEFIPADHVIVTVSLGVLKKRHESLFHPRLPEEKVMAIEKLGISTTDKIFLEFEEPFWSSECNSIQFVWEDEAESESLTYPEELWYKKICSFDVLYPPERYGYVLSGWICGEEALIMEKCDDETVAETCTEMLRKFTGNPNIPKPRRILRSSWGSNPNFRGSYSYTQVGSSGADVEKLAKPLPYAESSKTTPMQVMFSGEATHRKYYSTTHGAVLSGQREAARLIEMYQDLLQCRS